The following proteins come from a genomic window of Gordonia westfalica:
- a CDS encoding RDD family protein: protein MGRVTGSWLSGPQIGPEDGVENDFRGQDLGLPASGPGSLATGWPRVAGLLVDWLIAGGLAILFVGFESSILGTTQLGIWFVMGIFAVSLFGFTPGQYALGMRVARVDYGPERNSAEAAGKETPASVGIVRAFFRQLLMVFLVPALINDYNGRALHDRATGTAILRTR from the coding sequence ATGGGACGAGTCACCGGTTCCTGGTTGTCGGGGCCGCAGATCGGTCCCGAGGACGGCGTCGAGAACGATTTCCGTGGTCAGGATCTAGGGCTGCCCGCGTCCGGACCGGGGTCGCTGGCCACCGGATGGCCACGCGTCGCGGGTCTGCTGGTCGACTGGCTGATCGCCGGCGGGCTCGCGATCCTGTTCGTCGGCTTCGAGTCGTCGATCCTGGGCACGACACAGCTCGGCATCTGGTTCGTGATGGGCATCTTCGCGGTGTCGCTGTTCGGCTTCACCCCTGGCCAGTACGCACTCGGGATGCGCGTTGCCCGCGTCGACTACGGTCCCGAACGCAATTCCGCCGAGGCCGCCGGCAAGGAGACCCCGGCGTCCGTCGGCATCGTGCGTGCCTTCTTCCGACAGCTGCTGATGGTCTTCCTGGTGCCGGCCCTGATCAACGACTACAACGGTCGCGCCCTGCACGACCGCGCGACCGGGACGGCGATCCTCCGTACGCGCTGA
- a CDS encoding leucyl aminopeptidase, producing the protein MSKNDTVDRVRGPEFDLSTSIGKGDAALVIGLISAPGGDEGAGDNGESTAEPTLAIGDGVLDDAQAAAITAALTALGASGSHGEVTRLAAPESLPVDVVVAVGLGDADNLDDDEQVRQAAGIVARELDGFESVATTLSSVNLAAAAEGLFLGAYRFDEFRSESSKPKKTPPQHITLLVESKSKEAKAELDRAIAVADSVAIARDFVNTPPSHLFPEEFAARARTLGSKAGLKVEILDDKELEAQGYGGIIGVGKGSSRLPRLVRLTHTGKKSAKKVALVGKGITFDTGGISIKPAANMDQMTSDMGGAAAVIAATILAARLDLDVSVTATVPMAENMPSSTAQRPGDVLTQYGGRTVEVLNTDAEGRLILADAIVRAAEDDPDYLIDTATLTGAQMVALGTRTPGVMGTDEFRDRVAARSAEVGENAWAMPLPAELRADLKSRVADLANVTPHRWGGMLAAGIFLKEFVPEGVAWAHIDIAGPAFNTGGPWGYTTKGGTGVPVRTIAAVLEDIAANG; encoded by the coding sequence ATGAGCAAGAACGACACCGTCGACCGCGTGCGCGGCCCCGAATTCGACCTGTCCACCTCGATCGGCAAGGGCGACGCCGCCCTGGTCATCGGCCTGATCAGCGCGCCGGGCGGCGACGAGGGGGCCGGCGACAACGGTGAGTCCACCGCCGAGCCGACACTCGCCATCGGCGACGGTGTCCTCGACGACGCCCAGGCCGCGGCGATCACCGCCGCACTGACCGCCCTCGGGGCCTCCGGCTCCCACGGCGAGGTCACCCGCCTGGCCGCGCCCGAGTCGTTGCCCGTCGACGTCGTCGTCGCGGTCGGACTCGGCGACGCCGACAACCTCGACGACGACGAACAGGTCCGTCAGGCCGCGGGCATCGTCGCCCGCGAACTCGACGGCTTCGAGTCCGTCGCGACCACCCTCTCCTCGGTGAACCTCGCCGCCGCCGCCGAAGGCCTGTTCCTCGGCGCGTACCGGTTCGACGAGTTCCGCTCCGAGTCGTCGAAGCCGAAGAAGACACCGCCGCAACACATCACGCTGCTGGTGGAGTCGAAGTCCAAGGAGGCCAAGGCCGAGCTCGACCGCGCGATCGCGGTCGCCGACTCCGTCGCCATCGCCCGCGACTTCGTCAACACCCCGCCCAGCCACCTCTTCCCCGAGGAGTTCGCGGCGCGCGCCCGCACACTCGGCAGCAAGGCCGGCCTGAAGGTCGAGATCCTCGACGACAAGGAGCTCGAGGCGCAGGGGTACGGCGGCATCATCGGCGTCGGAAAGGGTTCCTCGCGGCTGCCGCGCCTGGTGCGGCTGACCCACACCGGCAAGAAGTCGGCCAAGAAGGTCGCACTCGTCGGCAAGGGCATCACCTTCGACACCGGCGGCATCTCCATCAAGCCGGCCGCGAACATGGATCAGATGACCTCGGACATGGGCGGTGCGGCCGCGGTCATCGCCGCGACCATCCTGGCCGCCCGCCTCGACCTCGACGTGTCGGTCACCGCGACCGTGCCGATGGCCGAGAACATGCCGTCGTCCACCGCCCAGCGTCCCGGCGACGTGCTGACCCAGTACGGCGGACGCACGGTCGAGGTCCTCAACACCGACGCCGAGGGCCGGCTGATCCTCGCCGACGCGATCGTGCGCGCAGCGGAGGACGACCCGGACTACCTCATCGACACCGCGACCCTGACCGGGGCGCAGATGGTCGCGCTCGGCACCCGCACACCGGGGGTCATGGGCACCGACGAGTTCCGCGATCGGGTGGCCGCCCGGTCGGCCGAGGTCGGCGAGAACGCCTGGGCGATGCCGTTGCCCGCCGAACTGCGTGCCGACCTGAAATCCCGGGTGGCCGATCTCGCGAACGTCACCCCGCATCGCTGGGGCGGCATGCTCGCCGCCGGCATCTTCCTCAAGGAATTCGTGCCGGAGGGTGTCGCATGGGCCCACATCGACATCGCGGGACCGGCGTTCAACACCGGCGGCCCGTGGGGCTACACGACGAAGGGCGGCACGGGCGTACCCGTTCGGACGATCGCCGCCGTCCTCGAGGACATCGCGGCCAACGGTTGA
- the lipA gene encoding lipoyl synthase, protein MTASPLTPGPGATDATPPASVPAPKTPAPASSAPEGRKLLRLEVRNAQTPIERKPSWIKTRATMGPEFTELKGLVKREGLHTVCEEAGCPNIYECWEDREATFLIGGEQCTRRCDFCQIDTGKPADLDRDEPRRVAESVQAMGLRYSTITGVARDDLPDEGAWLYAETVRAIHRLNPGTGVENLIPDFHAKPDLLAEVFDARPEVLAHNLETVPRIFKRIRPAFRYERSLEVITAARDFGLVTKSNLILGMGETPQEVQSAIVDLHEAGCDILTITQYLRPSPRHHPVERWVKPEEFVDHSEFAQEVGFAGVMAGPLVRSSYRAGRLYAQAMAHHGREISPALAHLAAEGSASQEASSLMARLAR, encoded by the coding sequence GTGACCGCGTCCCCTCTCACCCCCGGACCCGGTGCCACCGACGCCACACCCCCGGCCTCGGTTCCCGCACCGAAGACCCCCGCACCCGCATCGTCCGCCCCCGAAGGCCGCAAACTGCTGCGTCTCGAGGTGCGAAACGCGCAGACCCCGATCGAGCGCAAGCCCAGCTGGATCAAGACCCGCGCCACGATGGGCCCGGAGTTCACCGAACTCAAGGGACTCGTGAAGCGCGAGGGCTTGCACACCGTCTGCGAAGAGGCCGGCTGCCCCAACATCTACGAGTGCTGGGAAGACCGCGAGGCCACCTTCCTCATCGGCGGCGAGCAGTGCACCCGACGCTGCGACTTCTGCCAGATCGACACCGGCAAGCCCGCCGACCTCGACCGCGACGAACCGCGTCGTGTCGCCGAGAGCGTCCAGGCCATGGGTCTGCGGTACTCGACGATCACCGGCGTCGCCCGCGACGACCTGCCCGACGAGGGCGCCTGGCTCTACGCCGAGACCGTCCGCGCCATCCACCGGCTCAACCCGGGCACCGGCGTCGAGAACCTGATCCCGGATTTCCATGCCAAGCCGGATCTGCTGGCCGAGGTGTTCGACGCCCGGCCGGAGGTGCTGGCCCACAATCTCGAGACGGTGCCCCGCATCTTCAAGCGCATCCGTCCGGCGTTCCGCTACGAGCGGTCGCTCGAGGTCATCACCGCGGCGCGTGATTTCGGCCTGGTGACGAAGTCGAACCTGATCCTCGGCATGGGCGAGACCCCGCAGGAGGTGCAGTCGGCGATCGTCGACCTGCACGAGGCGGGCTGCGACATCCTGACGATCACCCAGTACCTGCGTCCGTCGCCGCGGCACCACCCCGTCGAGCGGTGGGTCAAGCCGGAGGAGTTCGTCGACCACTCCGAGTTCGCCCAGGAGGTCGGGTTCGCCGGTGTCATGGCCGGTCCGCTGGTGCGGTCGTCCTACCGTGCGGGTCGTCTGTATGCGCAGGCCATGGCTCACCACGGCCGCGAGATCTCGCCTGCGCTCGCTCACCTCGCCGCCGAGGGTTCGGCCAGCCAGGAGGCGTCGAGCCTGATGGCGCGCCTCGCCCGCTGA
- the lipB gene encoding lipoyl(octanoyl) transferase LipB — translation MTHRSVRADSSPVEVRRLGTVEYRDAYEMQHQLATERADGILDHDVLLLLEHPSTYTAGKRTEDADRPTNGAPVVDVDRGGRITWHGPGQLVGYPIVKLAEPLDVVEYVRRLESALISVCADLGVVTGRVEGRSGVWIDDDAGERKLGQIGIRVARGVALHGFALNIDPDMSAFEAIVPCGIADAGVTSLARELAQPLSVASLLDATATAVLTALDTPREADPTASDEPATASVGSVR, via the coding sequence ATGACCCACCGTTCCGTCCGCGCCGATTCCTCGCCCGTCGAGGTCCGGCGCCTGGGCACCGTCGAGTACCGCGATGCCTACGAGATGCAGCACCAGCTGGCCACCGAGCGAGCCGACGGCATCCTCGATCATGACGTGCTGCTCCTGCTCGAACACCCGTCGACCTACACCGCGGGCAAGCGCACCGAGGACGCCGACCGGCCCACCAACGGCGCGCCGGTCGTCGACGTCGACCGCGGTGGACGCATCACCTGGCACGGCCCCGGGCAGCTCGTCGGCTACCCGATCGTGAAGCTCGCCGAACCGCTCGACGTCGTCGAATACGTACGACGCCTCGAGAGCGCCCTCATCTCGGTGTGCGCCGACCTCGGCGTCGTCACCGGACGCGTCGAGGGCCGCTCGGGCGTGTGGATCGACGACGACGCGGGCGAACGCAAGCTCGGCCAGATCGGCATCCGCGTGGCACGCGGGGTGGCGCTGCACGGGTTCGCCCTCAACATCGACCCCGACATGTCGGCGTTCGAGGCCATCGTGCCGTGCGGGATCGCCGACGCGGGCGTCACCTCGCTGGCCCGTGAACTGGCACAACCGCTTTCGGTCGCGTCCCTTCTCGACGCCACCGCGACCGCGGTTCTGACCGCGCTGGACACCCCGCGGGAGGCCGACCCGACGGCATCCGATGAGCCCGCGACCGCGAGCGTAGGATCGGTCCGGTGA
- the sucB gene encoding 2-oxoglutarate dehydrogenase, E2 component, dihydrolipoamide succinyltransferase has product MAFSVQMPALGESVTEGTVTRWLKEEGDTVEADEPLLEVSTDKVDTEIPAPTAGVLTKIIAQEDDVVEVGGELALIGDADEAGSDDSGSDDSAGGDEPTEAAPEPEPEQAAEEPSTEEEAPAEKPTADTGSGSAEGTDVLMPELGESVTEGTVTNWLKAVGDEVAADEPLLEVSTDKVDTEIPSPVAGTLLEILAQEDDVVEVGGKLAVIGDASAAPSEKEPAPEPEPEPEPEPEPEAKEEPKEEPKAEPEPEPKEEPKPEPKAEAAAKSAPPTVESTPYVTPLVRKLAAENDIDLNSIKGTGVGGRIRKQDVLAAAEAAKKPAAAPEKKAEPAAASAAPSASPEIRPELAELRGTTQKVNRIRQITAKKTRESLQQSAQLTQVFEVDMTKIAGLRKAAKESFKASEGVNLTYLPFIAKAVVEALKAHPNVNASINEDAKEITYYDKVHLGIAVDTPQGLLSPVIHNADDLSVAGLARAIADIAARARSNGLKPDELAGGTFTITNIGSQGALFDTPILVPPQAAMLGTGAIVKRPVVITGEDGSESIAVRSMSYLPLTYDHRLIDGADAGRFLTTVKKRLEEASFAADLGL; this is encoded by the coding sequence ATGGCCTTCTCCGTCCAGATGCCCGCCCTTGGTGAAAGTGTCACCGAGGGGACAGTCACCCGGTGGCTGAAGGAGGAGGGCGACACCGTCGAGGCCGACGAGCCCTTGCTGGAGGTGTCGACCGACAAGGTCGACACCGAGATCCCGGCCCCCACCGCGGGTGTGCTGACGAAGATCATCGCCCAGGAGGACGACGTCGTCGAGGTCGGTGGTGAACTCGCACTGATCGGCGACGCCGACGAGGCCGGTTCCGACGATTCCGGCTCCGACGACTCCGCCGGGGGCGACGAGCCCACCGAGGCAGCCCCGGAGCCCGAGCCCGAGCAGGCCGCCGAGGAGCCCTCCACCGAGGAAGAAGCACCCGCCGAGAAGCCGACCGCGGACACCGGTTCCGGCTCGGCCGAGGGCACCGACGTCCTGATGCCCGAACTCGGTGAGTCCGTCACCGAGGGCACGGTGACCAACTGGCTCAAGGCCGTCGGTGACGAGGTCGCCGCCGACGAGCCGCTGCTCGAGGTCTCCACCGACAAGGTCGACACCGAGATCCCCTCGCCGGTCGCCGGCACCCTGCTCGAGATCCTCGCGCAGGAGGACGACGTCGTCGAGGTCGGCGGCAAGCTGGCCGTGATCGGCGACGCCTCGGCCGCACCGTCCGAGAAGGAGCCCGCACCGGAGCCCGAGCCCGAGCCGGAGCCCGAGCCCGAGCCCGAGGCCAAGGAAGAGCCGAAGGAAGAGCCGAAGGCAGAGCCCGAGCCGGAGCCGAAGGAAGAGCCCAAGCCCGAACCCAAGGCAGAGGCCGCTGCGAAGTCGGCTCCCCCGACCGTCGAGTCGACCCCGTACGTGACCCCGCTGGTGCGCAAGCTGGCCGCGGAGAACGACATCGACCTGAACTCGATCAAGGGCACCGGTGTCGGTGGCCGTATCCGCAAGCAGGACGTGCTGGCCGCGGCCGAGGCCGCAAAGAAGCCGGCCGCCGCGCCGGAGAAGAAGGCAGAGCCGGCCGCCGCGTCCGCCGCCCCGTCGGCTTCGCCGGAGATCCGTCCCGAGCTCGCCGAGCTGCGCGGCACCACCCAGAAGGTCAACCGCATCCGCCAGATCACCGCCAAGAAGACCCGCGAGTCGCTGCAGCAGTCCGCTCAGCTCACGCAGGTCTTCGAGGTCGACATGACCAAGATCGCCGGACTGCGCAAGGCGGCCAAGGAGAGCTTCAAGGCGTCCGAGGGTGTCAACCTCACCTACCTCCCGTTCATCGCGAAGGCCGTCGTCGAAGCACTGAAGGCGCACCCGAACGTGAACGCGTCGATCAACGAGGACGCCAAGGAGATCACCTACTACGACAAGGTGCACCTCGGCATCGCCGTCGACACCCCGCAGGGTCTCCTGTCGCCGGTCATCCACAACGCCGACGACCTGTCGGTAGCGGGTCTCGCCCGCGCGATCGCCGACATCGCGGCGCGTGCACGTTCCAACGGCCTCAAGCCCGACGAGCTCGCCGGCGGCACCTTCACCATCACCAACATCGGCAGCCAGGGCGCCCTGTTCGACACCCCGATCCTGGTCCCGCCGCAGGCGGCGATGCTGGGCACCGGTGCGATCGTCAAGCGTCCGGTCGTCATCACCGGCGAGGACGGTTCGGAGTCGATCGCGGTGCGGTCGATGTCGTACCTGCCGCTGACCTACGATCACCGCCTCATCGACGGCGCCGACGCGGGCCGCTTCCTCACCACCGTGAAGAAGCGTCTCGAAGAGGCCTCGTTCGCCGCGGACCTGGGTCTCTAG
- a CDS encoding heme oxygenase (biliverdin-producing) has translation MSASISDPGTPGPSISDRLREATAAAHRSAEHAPFIDDLMSGRLDSGEYQRLAVQLYFVYEALETVGDHLADDPVAGAVIDDKLRRLPRLGADLASFGVDPASSEPLPAVARYVEAIEATRDDPARFVAHHYTRYLGDLSGGQVVAHRMREHYGVDASGLSFYTFDGIEKLKRYKDAYRSRLDALPLDAAAVERLVDEAIAAFGHNQAVFGDLDSAGAI, from the coding sequence ATGAGCGCCAGCATCTCCGATCCCGGCACCCCGGGACCCAGCATCTCCGATCGTCTTCGCGAGGCCACCGCCGCCGCGCACCGAAGCGCAGAGCACGCGCCCTTCATCGACGACCTGATGTCCGGTCGCCTCGACAGCGGTGAGTACCAGAGGCTGGCGGTCCAGCTGTATTTCGTCTACGAGGCCCTCGAGACGGTCGGAGACCATCTCGCCGACGATCCCGTCGCCGGTGCGGTCATCGACGACAAGTTGCGTCGACTCCCGCGCCTCGGCGCCGATCTCGCCTCGTTCGGGGTCGACCCGGCGTCGAGTGAACCGCTGCCGGCCGTCGCCCGGTACGTCGAGGCCATCGAGGCCACGCGAGATGACCCGGCTCGCTTTGTGGCACACCATTACACGCGGTACCTGGGCGACCTGAGCGGAGGCCAGGTCGTGGCCCACCGCATGCGTGAGCACTACGGTGTCGACGCATCGGGATTGAGCTTCTACACCTTCGACGGGATCGAGAAACTCAAGCGGTACAAGGACGCCTACCGATCCCGACTCGACGCACTGCCCCTCGACGCGGCTGCCGTGGAGCGGCTCGTCGACGAGGCGATCGCCGCATTCGGGCACAACCAAGCGGTGTTCGGCGATCTCGACAGCGCAGGCGCCATCTGA
- a CDS encoding DUF4191 domain-containing protein: protein MAKAQSVSKEAKAAKKQARKAASKERRQQLWQAFQMQRKEDKRLIPYMVGVIVLSIAVFTALGFLLGSPWLLIPLGVVLGVLGAFILFGRRVQKNVYTKAEGQPGAAGWALGNMRGQWRVTQAVSGTSHLDAVHRVIGKPGVILVGEGSPTRVKSLLNQEKKKAARVVGDTPIYEIMVGNDDGQIPLSKLERHLNKLPSNIDRKRMETLEGRLAALSSKAPGPGMPKGPLPGNAKMKSMQRTARRRG, encoded by the coding sequence ATGGCAAAGGCGCAGTCCGTGAGCAAGGAAGCAAAGGCCGCTAAGAAGCAGGCCCGCAAGGCTGCATCGAAGGAACGGCGCCAGCAGTTGTGGCAGGCGTTCCAGATGCAGCGCAAGGAAGACAAGCGACTCATCCCCTACATGGTGGGTGTGATCGTGTTGTCCATCGCCGTCTTCACGGCGCTCGGCTTCCTGCTGGGCTCGCCGTGGCTGCTCATCCCGCTGGGCGTCGTGCTGGGTGTGCTGGGCGCGTTCATCCTCTTCGGCCGGCGCGTGCAGAAGAACGTCTACACCAAGGCCGAGGGCCAGCCCGGTGCCGCCGGGTGGGCTCTGGGCAACATGCGCGGCCAGTGGCGCGTCACCCAGGCGGTGTCGGGTACCTCGCACCTCGACGCGGTGCACCGCGTCATCGGCAAGCCGGGCGTGATCCTCGTCGGTGAGGGCTCCCCCACCCGCGTCAAGTCCCTGCTGAACCAGGAGAAGAAGAAGGCCGCGCGCGTCGTCGGCGACACCCCGATCTACGAGATCATGGTCGGCAACGACGACGGTCAGATCCCGCTGTCGAAGCTGGAGCGTCACCTCAACAAGCTGCCCAGCAACATCGACCGCAAGCGCATGGAGACCCTCGAGGGTCGTCTCGCCGCTCTCAGCAGCAAGGCCCCCGGCCCCGGCATGCCGAAGGGCCCGCTGCCCGGGAACGCGAAGATGAAGAGCATGCAGCGCACCGCGCGTCGTCGCGGCTGA
- the gcvT gene encoding glycine cleavage system aminomethyltransferase GcvT, translated as MSELLAGPIADRHAALGASFAEFGGWNMPVSYAGTVAEHTAVREAVAIFDVSHLGKALVSGPGAAEFVNSTLTNDLGKIVPGKAQYTLCCNSSGGVVDDLITYLVSDDEVFLVPNAANTAAVVAQMSAVAPEQISITDQHREFAVFAVQGPRSPEVLAGLGLPADMEYMAFADAELSTADGNKSVRVCRTGYTGERGYEILPRWDDAGAVFDVLLEAITAAGGQAAGLGARDTLRTEMGYALHGHELSPEITPVQARSSWAVGWDKPSFFGRDALFAEKEAGPARRLYGLKATGRGVPRADCPVRLGDTQIGVVTSGTFSPTLKQGIALALLDTASGVAKGDQVILDVRGRDLPCEVVIPPFVPSHV; from the coding sequence ATGAGTGAACTCCTGGCCGGTCCCATCGCCGATCGTCACGCCGCACTCGGTGCGAGTTTCGCCGAGTTCGGCGGCTGGAACATGCCGGTGTCCTATGCGGGCACCGTCGCCGAGCACACCGCGGTTCGCGAGGCCGTGGCGATCTTCGACGTCAGCCACCTCGGCAAGGCGCTGGTGTCGGGGCCCGGCGCGGCCGAGTTCGTGAACTCGACCCTCACCAACGATCTCGGCAAGATCGTTCCCGGCAAGGCGCAGTACACGTTGTGCTGCAACTCCTCCGGCGGCGTCGTCGACGACCTCATCACCTACCTCGTGAGTGACGACGAGGTGTTCCTGGTGCCCAACGCGGCGAACACCGCGGCCGTCGTCGCGCAGATGTCCGCCGTTGCGCCCGAACAGATCTCGATCACCGATCAGCATCGCGAGTTCGCGGTGTTCGCGGTACAGGGCCCGCGGTCGCCGGAGGTCCTCGCCGGGCTGGGGCTGCCCGCGGACATGGAATACATGGCCTTCGCCGACGCCGAGCTCTCGACCGCGGACGGGAACAAGTCGGTGCGCGTGTGCCGCACCGGCTACACCGGGGAACGCGGCTACGAGATCCTGCCGAGGTGGGACGACGCCGGCGCCGTCTTCGACGTGCTGCTCGAGGCGATCACCGCCGCCGGCGGGCAGGCCGCGGGTCTCGGCGCGCGCGACACCCTGCGGACCGAGATGGGTTACGCCCTCCACGGTCACGAACTGAGCCCGGAGATCACCCCGGTGCAGGCGCGTTCGAGCTGGGCCGTCGGCTGGGACAAGCCGTCGTTCTTCGGTCGCGACGCACTGTTCGCCGAGAAGGAGGCCGGACCGGCGCGTCGACTCTACGGACTCAAGGCCACCGGGCGCGGCGTGCCGCGCGCCGACTGTCCGGTCCGACTCGGGGACACGCAGATCGGTGTGGTCACCTCCGGGACGTTCTCGCCGACCCTCAAACAGGGCATCGCGCTGGCACTCCTGGACACCGCATCGGGCGTCGCCAAGGGCGATCAGGTGATCCTCGACGTCCGAGGGCGTGACCTGCCGTGTGAGGTGGTCATCCCGCCGTTCGTGCCCTCGCACGTCTGA
- a CDS encoding TIGR01777 family oxidoreductase, producing the protein MRIAVAGSQGLIGNALVNSLRAAGHTVIRLVRREALADDEFSWDPETIGMPAESLDGVDAVVSLGGVGVGNSRWTGRFKQELRDSRIAPTEVLAEAVRELGIPTFISASATGFYGDTGNRAAVETDGPGEGFLAELVVDWERAATANAGPGTRVVLLRTAPVLSAQGGLLGKLRPLFKLGLGGPIGDGKQYFSWISLIDEVRAIEFLLDSPDIAGPVNLSAPGSLPFGEFCKALGKAVHRPALLQVPGFVARRVGGEMAEEMILFSQRVEPHVLTDHGFTFNHPQIREALAYATKPAS; encoded by the coding sequence ATGCGCATAGCCGTCGCAGGTTCACAGGGGCTCATCGGTAACGCCCTGGTCAACTCGCTGCGCGCGGCGGGCCACACGGTCATCCGTCTGGTCCGCCGCGAGGCACTCGCCGACGACGAGTTCAGCTGGGATCCCGAGACCATCGGGATGCCCGCCGAGAGCCTCGACGGCGTCGACGCGGTGGTCTCCCTCGGGGGCGTCGGTGTCGGCAACAGCCGGTGGACCGGTCGTTTCAAACAGGAGCTTCGCGACTCGCGCATCGCGCCGACCGAGGTGCTCGCCGAGGCCGTCCGCGAATTGGGCATCCCGACGTTCATCAGCGCCAGCGCGACCGGCTTCTACGGTGACACCGGGAACCGGGCCGCGGTCGAAACCGACGGTCCCGGTGAGGGTTTCCTCGCCGAGCTGGTCGTCGACTGGGAAAGGGCGGCCACCGCCAACGCAGGTCCGGGCACCCGCGTCGTCCTGCTGCGGACCGCGCCGGTCCTCAGCGCGCAGGGCGGGCTGCTCGGCAAGCTGCGTCCGCTGTTCAAGCTGGGGCTCGGCGGTCCGATCGGCGACGGGAAGCAGTACTTTTCCTGGATCAGCCTCATCGACGAGGTGCGGGCTATCGAGTTCCTCCTCGACTCCCCCGACATCGCCGGCCCGGTCAACCTGAGTGCTCCCGGATCGCTCCCCTTCGGCGAGTTCTGCAAGGCCCTCGGCAAGGCCGTGCACCGCCCCGCCCTCCTCCAGGTACCCGGGTTCGTCGCCCGCCGCGTCGGCGGTGAGATGGCCGAGGAAATGATTCTGTTCAGTCAACGCGTTGAACCCCACGTGCTCACCGACCACGGATTCACGTTCAACCATCCCCAGATCCGCGAGGCCCTGGCCTACGCGACGAAGCCGGCATCATGA
- the glnA gene encoding type I glutamate--ammonia ligase — translation MYSSKEELLEGIKKEGVEYVDIRFCDLPGVMQHFSIPASAFDESVFEDGLAFDGSSVRGFQSINESDMMLLPDPATARIDPFRKAKTMNVSFFVHDPFTREAYSRDPRNVARKAEDYLASTGIADTCFFGAEAEFYIFDSVSFSSEMNGTHYEVESESGWWNAGAPTDPNGNPNLGYKVRPKGGYFPVAPYDHYVDLRDEMSTNLQNSGFELERGHHEVGTAGQAEINYKFNTLLHAADDVQLFKYIIKNTAWQNNKSVTFMPKPLFGDNGSGMHAHQSLWKDGKPLFHDEAGYAGLSDLARHYIGGILHHAPSLLAFTNPTVNSYKRLVPGYEAPINLVYSQRNRSACVRIPITGNNPKAKRLEFRCPDSSGNPYLAFAAMMMAGLDGIKNKIEPHEPVDKDLYELPPEEAKSIPQAPTSLSAVIDRLEEDHEYLTAGGVFTEDLIETWIALKRENEIEPVQIRPHPYEFSLYYDC, via the coding sequence GTGTACAGCAGTAAAGAAGAACTACTCGAGGGCATCAAGAAGGAAGGTGTCGAGTACGTCGACATCCGTTTCTGCGACCTGCCCGGTGTCATGCAGCACTTCTCGATCCCCGCTTCGGCGTTCGACGAGAGCGTGTTCGAGGACGGTCTGGCATTCGACGGTTCGTCGGTGCGCGGCTTCCAGTCGATCAACGAGTCGGACATGATGCTGCTGCCCGACCCGGCCACCGCGCGGATCGACCCCTTCCGCAAGGCGAAGACGATGAACGTCAGCTTCTTCGTCCACGACCCGTTCACCCGCGAGGCCTACAGCCGCGACCCGCGTAACGTCGCGCGCAAGGCCGAGGACTACCTGGCCTCGACCGGCATCGCCGACACCTGCTTCTTCGGCGCCGAGGCCGAGTTCTACATCTTCGACTCGGTGTCCTTCAGCTCCGAGATGAACGGCACCCACTACGAGGTCGAGTCGGAATCGGGCTGGTGGAACGCCGGCGCACCCACCGATCCGAACGGCAACCCCAACCTGGGCTACAAGGTCCGCCCCAAGGGTGGTTACTTCCCGGTGGCTCCGTACGACCACTACGTCGACCTGCGCGACGAGATGTCGACCAACCTGCAGAACTCGGGCTTCGAGCTCGAGCGCGGCCACCACGAGGTCGGTACCGCGGGCCAGGCGGAGATCAACTACAAGTTCAACACGCTGCTCCACGCGGCCGATGACGTGCAGCTGTTCAAGTACATCATCAAGAACACCGCATGGCAGAACAACAAGTCGGTCACCTTCATGCCGAAGCCGCTCTTCGGTGACAACGGCTCGGGCATGCACGCCCACCAGTCGCTGTGGAAGGACGGCAAGCCGCTGTTCCACGACGAGGCCGGCTACGCAGGCCTGTCGGATCTGGCTCGCCACTACATCGGCGGCATCCTGCACCACGCTCCGTCGCTGCTGGCCTTCACCAACCCGACGGTCAACTCCTACAAGCGTCTGGTCCCGGGCTACGAGGCACCGATCAACCTGGTCTACAGCCAGCGCAACCGTTCGGCCTGCGTGCGTATCCCGATCACCGGCAACAACCCGAAGGCCAAGCGCCTCGAGTTCCGTTGCCCGGACAGCTCGGGCAACCCGTACCTGGCGTTTGCGGCGATGATGATGGCCGGCCTGGACGGCATCAAGAACAAGATCGAGCCGCACGAGCCGGTCGACAAGGACCTCTACGAGCTCCCTCCGGAGGAGGCCAAGTCGATCCCGCAGGCGCCGACCTCGCTGTCCGCCGTCATCGACCGCCTCGAAGAGGACCACGAGTACCTCACCGCCGGTGGCGTGTTCACCGAGGACCTCATCGAGACCTGGATCGCGCTCAAGCGCGAGAACGAGATCGAGCCGGTGCAGATCCGTCCGCACCCGTACGAGTTCTCCCTGTACTACGACTGCTGA